The Girardinichthys multiradiatus isolate DD_20200921_A chromosome 21, DD_fGirMul_XY1, whole genome shotgun sequence genomic sequence GACCTCCTCCAAACGTGACATCTCAGGTATCATGGAGGTCTTTCCAACTTCCTGAATGTTCTGGACAAGGTCCAGATCACATTCACATTGTTTAAGCATTTTTGTACCATAAGATAATCCGTACAGAAGCTCAGTTTGACTTCACTTGGTGTTTTCATCAGGTGGACGACCCCAGCATCAAGCGAGCCCTGATGGACGGGTTTCCAGGTGTGCTGGAGACTCCGGATCAACATGGGAGAAAAATTCTCATCCTGTTTGCTTCTAACTGGGACCAGAGCAGGTAAACACACACAATCATACAGTCTTTATGAGGACTACACCTCCAGCCAGAGGAGTTCAGTCTGTTCTTTGGTCCTGACATCATCTTGTTCTTGCAGCTCTGGGAGAAAGAACATGTCTCTCTTCTCGTGGACTATGATGTTTTGGCCTTGAACATTAATTTTAGTTATGAAGTTATTAATTAGTTATTAATTTTTAGTTTTGAATTCATTCTCTTGTCAATTTGGTGTCTGCTGGGACTCACTGAGCAGCACCTGAAGGTCTTGGGTCAGAACTGACGAGCAGTATCAGGTATTCTTAACTTCATTCACCTTGACAAAAATCCCTCCGCATCAGAAGAAAAGTAATCCCCCAACACTACAGCGCCCCCACCGTGTTTTACTGTGGTTATGGTCTTCTTCTGGTGCCAAACTGTaggtttggtttcatctgaacaCAACCATTGGCCCACAAGGTTCTGGGAGATTTGAGCAAGGCCTGAAGATGGATTCTGACTTTGCAATAAAATGCTTCTGTGTTTGGACTTGATGGACCCCTCCATCATCAGCACAGTCATGAAGATCTGGGCCGCACATGGACATCTGTGTCCTTCAGGACGGGAACAAATGATGTTGACACGAGGGGAGCAGAAAGTTTAGGAGACAGAAATACCTGGAGAGAAAGTAGACACGTGTAGATGAAGCTGTGGCCATGAAAGAAGGTTAAATCCAAAAGGTTCTAAATATTTCAGCGGGTCAGAACCATCATCATACTCTAGGCTGAACATTCTGTGGGAAAATCTGGAAAAATCTCTGATTGGGGAAAAAATTGGAAAAGGGATCAAAAAGAGTCGTTCAGATGAGACAGATTGAAACCTGTCTGAGGAGATGAATGCTTGGTGGCATGGCCTGGATACTCCTAGAACATGAACCCAGAATCAGTGTTCTGAACATCTGAGATCAGAGAGCTGGTACCTAAAGGCAGCGCTGATCTCAAACCCAGTTATTTGAGCTAAAAACCAGGattaaaatgtttggttttactCGACACATTTCAGAATAAATCTTTATCAGTTTGGTTTTAAAGTCTTGGCGTTTCTATCAGGTTTGAGAAGAAGATCAGAATATCTGGCTGTTTGAAATGAGAGGAACAAGGTTCTGTATGAAGATCCTCAGACGGTATTGAACCATCTCTGGACAGACTCATCCATCTTGTTCCTGACTAAAGCCTAATGATCCTCAGACAGGATGCTGGTCTGTTCGGTTCAGAGCTGTAGGCAACACTCAGGGTCCGTCATGGTCTCCACCATCAATCAGCTGCGGATCAATTCTTCCTCCCTCCAGGAACTCCTTCATAGACATCCTGCGGGCCATCCTGCTCTCTCTGGAGGTTCTGATAGAAAACCCGGCGCTGCAGATCAACGGCTTTACACTCATCATCGACTGGAGCAACTTCTCCTTCAAGCAGGCCTCCAAGCTGACGCCCAACATCCTTAAACTGGCCATCGAAGGTCTCCAGGTGGGCTCAGACTGGTTTCTGCTTACATCACCTCTGGGATTAATAAAACTGGAAGTCAGTTTTCCTAAACTCCTTCTGTTTGTCTCCTCAGGACAGTTTTCCGGCTCGCTTTGGAGGGATCCACTTTGTGAACCAGCCCTGGTACATCCACGCCATGTACACCATCATCAAACCCTTCCTCAAGGACAAGACCCGGAAAAGGGTGAACATCCATCCTCCTCTTTCTTTCTCCACATCCTTATTCGTCTTAATTTTCcgttttcatctttttattcCAATCTAATTCAGCTTTTCTTCCTCGTTCTCATTCAGACTTTCCTCAGCTTCCCATCTTCCTTGTTTGTGTCCATCCTGTTGTACCTTTTCCTCTGGTCTCTTCTCATTTCtgatcatttttcttctctgcttcctCGCGGTTCTTGATGACTCTCCTCCTGTTTTTCCCGTGGTCCCTCTGTTGTCCCTGATTCCTGCTCCTCAGATCTTCCTTCACGGGAACAACCTGAACTCTCTCCACCAGCTCATCCAACCCGAGTGTTTGCCGTCGGAGTTTGGAGGGACGCTACCGCCGTACGATATGGGGATGTGGGCGCGGACGCTGCTGGGACCCGACTACAACGACGAGACGGAGTACACGCTGACGTACGACGCCCTGCACGTCAGGGAGAgctgtggaggaggaggaggaggacacaAGGACATGATGAAGAGGTGAGGAGACAACAGCTAAATCTGAGGAGAAGAGGGAAGCAGCTGCAGCAACagattatcattttattttattttataactggATCCGTTTCTTTCATTTGTAACAAAGAACATTAGAGGAACAAATAAAagccaaaataaataattaactttattccaacaatcaaattctgaataaaacaaaaactttaaatgtcaaaaactaaataatattcAGCCTGATTGACTGCTCCACTAACCCCGCCCAAAGTTTGACTCGTTTATAGAAGTAAAAGTCTTATTCAGGGG encodes the following:
- the LOC124858099 gene encoding clavesin-1-like, whose protein sequence is MMNHVHPGLTSDTMEKARLELNENPDTLHQDIQQVRDMIVTRPDIGFLRTDDEFILRFLRARKFDQVETFRLLAQYFQFRQQNLDMFQSFKVDDPSIKRALMDGFPGVLETPDQHGRKILILFASNWDQSRNSFIDILRAILLSLEVLIENPALQINGFTLIIDWSNFSFKQASKLTPNILKLAIEGLQDSFPARFGGIHFVNQPWYIHAMYTIIKPFLKDKTRKRIFLHGNNLNSLHQLIQPECLPSEFGGTLPPYDMGMWARTLLGPDYNDETEYTLTYDALHVRESCGGGGGGHKDMMKRSQSTVEAAALRQMDRETSTPLLALD